A stretch of DNA from Cyanobium sp. AMD-g:
AGCCCGCCCGCGGATCGCGGCTGGCCCTCTGCCGCCTCACCGCCGACACCCTCAAGCTGGGCCTGGGCCTGCTGGGCATCCCTACCCTGGAGCGGATGTGAGGCTGGCTGATCTGGCGAGATAGTCGTCCTGGAGGATGTACATGCGTTTGACGTCGCGGTACTGGCCTTCGATGAAGAACTCGCCCACCAGGTGGCCTTCTTCGACAAAGCCGCATTGCTGATAGAGGTGCAGCGCCTTGGCGTTGTCGACGGAAACGGAGAGGTAGATCTTGTGCAGGTTCAGGATCGTGAACGAGTAGTCGAGGGCTTTGTGGATGCAGAAGCGTGCAAAGCCTTTGCCCTGGTGGGCAGGGGCGACGATGATCTGAAACTCAGCCCGGCGATGAATGTAATCAATCTCGATCAGTTCCACCAGGCCGATCAGTTCCTTGTCCTTGTTCTCAACGACAAAGCGACGCTCGGCGTTGTCGTGGATGTGGCGCATGTAGAGCTCTTCCAGTTCGTCGAACGACTCGTAGGGTTCTTCGAACCAGTAGGCCATCACGCTCCTGTTGTTCACCTGGTCGTGAATGAATCGCAGGTCGCCCCGTTCCAGGGCCCGCAGCACCAGTTCCGCTTTCGCCACCTGATTCCACGTGCAGGTGATCAAACGGTAGGGCTGCGCTGCAGGATGGCTTGCGTAGCGATCCGACTCCGGCTCCGTGAGCAGCCCGACCCCAGGCCAGAGCCCGGCCGTTTCCCCAGGCCCCCTGGCCCGCCCCGAGGTGGAAACCCTCACGGCCTACAGCGCCCCCCTGGAGGGTCGCCGGGGCCTGCTGCGGCTCGACTTCAACGAGAACACCATCGGGCCCAGCCCCCTGGTGGTGGAGGCGATCCGCGCCATCCCGGCCGATCACTACGCCATCTATCCCGAGTACGACGGCCTGCGGGAGGCGGTGGTGGCCTCGCTCGG
This window harbors:
- the speG gene encoding spermidine N1-acetyltransferase, with translation MAKAELVLRALERGDLRFIHDQVNNRSVMAYWFEEPYESFDELEELYMRHIHDNAERRFVVENKDKELIGLVELIEIDYIHRRAEFQIIVAPAHQGKGFARFCIHKALDYSFTILNLHKIYLSVSVDNAKALHLYQQCGFVEEGHLVGEFFIEGQYRDVKRMYILQDDYLARSASLTSAPG